In a single window of the Delftia tsuruhatensis genome:
- a CDS encoding aminoglycoside phosphotransferase family protein, protein MQRFEPYLDRWGLDPDGPALSTPRAMLLPVRQAGRSAMLKISQEPEEVAGARLMAWWSGGGAAPVLALDGPALLMARATGTRSLADMARGGRDDEATRILGAAAACLHRPRSGPRPALVPLAQWFQPLLAREHGQASLLGQCAATARELLEAPRDAVVLHGDIHHGNVLDFDEAGWLAIDPKGLHGERGFDYANILCNPDHASALAPGRLARRLDILAGASGIERRRLLQWVLAWCGLSAVWGIEDGDDPRVAMAVAQQAAAALG, encoded by the coding sequence ATGCAGCGATTCGAGCCGTACCTGGACCGGTGGGGGCTGGACCCCGATGGCCCGGCCCTGTCCACGCCGCGCGCCATGCTGCTGCCGGTGCGCCAGGCCGGGCGGTCCGCCATGCTCAAGATCTCGCAGGAGCCCGAGGAGGTGGCCGGCGCCCGCCTCATGGCCTGGTGGAGTGGCGGCGGCGCCGCGCCCGTGCTGGCCCTGGACGGCCCGGCCCTGCTGATGGCGCGCGCGACCGGCACGCGCTCATTGGCGGACATGGCCCGTGGCGGCCGGGACGACGAGGCCACGCGCATCCTGGGCGCTGCGGCGGCGTGCCTGCACCGGCCGCGCTCGGGGCCCCGGCCTGCGCTGGTGCCGCTGGCGCAATGGTTCCAGCCCCTGCTGGCCAGGGAGCATGGCCAGGCCAGCCTCCTGGGACAATGCGCCGCCACGGCGCGGGAGCTGCTGGAGGCGCCGCGCGATGCGGTGGTGCTGCATGGCGACATCCACCATGGCAATGTGCTGGACTTCGATGAAGCGGGCTGGCTGGCCATCGACCCCAAGGGGCTGCATGGCGAGCGTGGCTTCGACTACGCCAACATCCTGTGCAATCCCGACCACGCCAGCGCGCTGGCGCCCGGGCGCCTGGCGCGCCGCCTGGACATCCTGGCCGGGGCCTCGGGCATCGAGCGGCGGCGCCTGCTGCAGTGGGTGCTCGCCTGGTGCGGGCTGTCCGCCGTCTGGGGCATCGAGGATGGCGACGATCCCCGCGTTGCCATGGCCGTGGCGCAACAGGCCGCAGCGGCTCTGGGATAG
- a CDS encoding ABC transporter ATP-binding protein codes for MTAAALHAQGLVVRLGERPVLHDVHLSLPRGRWTAVVGPNGAGKSTLLRALAGMDAPAQVLHGEVRLLGRPLRQWPARERACSLAWLGQNQPVSGDMRVQDVVMLGRLPHQGWLAAPGPADHAAVEQALRQTQGWEWRERSVGSLSGGERQRVLLARALAVQAQVLLMDEPLANLDPPHQADWLECVQSLIAEGRTVVSVLHEISMALQAQELVILDRGRVAHQGGCADPATHAVLETVFEHRLRIHAIDGQWLALPRLRGKAGGR; via the coding sequence ATGACCGCCGCCGCGCTGCACGCGCAGGGCCTCGTGGTGCGGCTGGGGGAACGCCCGGTGCTCCACGATGTGCACCTGTCCCTGCCCAGAGGGCGCTGGACGGCCGTCGTGGGCCCCAATGGCGCAGGCAAATCCACGCTGCTGCGCGCGCTGGCGGGCATGGATGCGCCGGCACAGGTCCTGCACGGCGAGGTGCGGTTGCTGGGCCGGCCGCTGCGGCAATGGCCGGCACGCGAGCGCGCGTGCTCGCTGGCATGGCTGGGCCAGAACCAGCCCGTGTCCGGCGACATGCGGGTCCAGGACGTGGTCATGCTGGGCCGCCTGCCGCACCAGGGCTGGCTGGCCGCGCCCGGCCCGGCCGACCATGCGGCCGTGGAGCAGGCGCTGCGCCAGACCCAGGGCTGGGAATGGCGCGAACGCAGCGTGGGCAGCCTCTCGGGCGGGGAACGCCAGCGCGTGTTGCTGGCCCGGGCCCTGGCCGTGCAGGCGCAGGTGCTGCTGATGGATGAGCCGCTGGCCAATCTCGACCCGCCGCACCAGGCCGACTGGCTGGAATGCGTGCAGTCCCTCATTGCCGAAGGCCGTACCGTGGTCAGCGTGCTGCACGAGATATCGATGGCCTTGCAGGCGCAGGAGCTGGTCATTCTCGACAGGGGGCGGGTGGCGCACCAGGGCGGCTGTGCCGACCCGGCCACCCATGCCGTGCTGGAGACCGTGTTCGAGCACCGGCTGCGCATCCACGCCATCGACGGCCAATGGCTGGCCTTGCCCCGGTTGCGTGGCAAGGCTGGCGGCCGCTGA
- a CDS encoding FecCD family ABC transporter permease — translation MALALLLASGLLVVLGAGVGSTGWESVWAARSDPLSWQIVTDIRLPRTLGAWLAGGLLGLAGAIAQGLFRNPLADPYLLGSASGASLGVALGMVALGASPFALAGLARLGVTGAAFAGAALAVLLTLVLARGVHDTLRLLLAGVVVGVVLGAAASLVLLMHPDIMQAMQSFMLGSTSFLDWSACALMLAVLLATALSAWGLGRVLDGLALGEATAHSLGLPMAPLRLLLVLLLALATGTAVAQTGLIAFVGLAAPHLVRSAVRAMHRWLLVLSAGMGAVLLLAADLLARWLVAPQELPVGVLTAVLGGSYLLWLMHRRQGLRDGGPA, via the coding sequence ATGGCGCTGGCCCTGCTGCTGGCCAGCGGCCTGCTGGTCGTGCTGGGCGCGGGCGTGGGCAGCACGGGCTGGGAGAGCGTCTGGGCCGCGCGCAGCGATCCGCTGTCCTGGCAGATCGTCACCGACATCCGGCTGCCGCGCACCCTGGGCGCCTGGCTGGCCGGCGGCCTGCTGGGCCTGGCCGGCGCCATCGCCCAGGGCCTGTTTCGCAACCCGCTGGCCGATCCCTACTTGCTGGGCAGCGCCTCGGGTGCTTCGCTGGGCGTGGCCCTGGGCATGGTGGCGCTGGGGGCTTCGCCCTTTGCTTTGGCCGGACTGGCGCGCCTGGGTGTGACGGGCGCGGCGTTTGCCGGTGCGGCCCTGGCCGTGCTGCTGACCCTGGTGCTGGCGCGGGGCGTGCACGACACCCTGCGGCTGCTGCTGGCCGGCGTGGTGGTGGGCGTGGTGTTGGGCGCCGCGGCCTCGCTGGTGCTGCTGATGCATCCCGACATCATGCAGGCCATGCAGTCCTTCATGCTGGGCAGCACCTCCTTCCTGGACTGGAGCGCGTGCGCGCTCATGCTGGCCGTGCTGCTGGCCACCGCGCTGTCGGCCTGGGGCCTGGGCCGTGTGCTGGATGGCCTGGCCCTGGGGGAGGCCACGGCCCACAGCCTGGGCCTGCCTATGGCGCCGCTGCGCCTGTTGCTGGTCCTGTTGCTGGCCCTGGCCACGGGCACGGCCGTGGCACAGACCGGACTGATCGCCTTCGTGGGCCTGGCCGCGCCGCACCTGGTGCGCTCCGCGGTGCGCGCCATGCACCGCTGGCTGCTGGTGCTCAGTGCCGGCATGGGAGCCGTGCTGCTGCTGGCGGCCGACCTGCTGGCGCGCTGGCTGGTCGCCCCCCAGGAGTTGCCCGTGGGCGTGCTCACGGCCGTGCTGGGCGGCAGCTACCTGCTGTGGCTGATGCACCGCCGCCAGGGCTTGCGCGACGGGGGGCCGGCATGA
- a CDS encoding bifunctional adenosylcobinamide kinase/adenosylcobinamide-phosphate guanylyltransferase, with translation MSGAVFPFSLPRSQLILGGQKSGKSRRAELLARGWMEGEPGREAMLIATGQPWDDEMRERIARHRRDRAERVPGMTTLEEPLDLADCIARHSTPRRLLVVDCLTLWLTNWMMPAEPSPELASGWSGQCDDFAVALGEAPGPVILVGNEIGLGVIPLGSQVRAFVDALGGLNQRMARCCDSVTLMCAGLPLALKGPGA, from the coding sequence ATGAGCGGGGCGGTCTTTCCCTTTTCGCTGCCGCGCAGCCAACTGATCCTGGGTGGCCAAAAGAGCGGCAAGTCGCGCCGTGCCGAGCTGCTGGCGCGTGGATGGATGGAAGGCGAACCGGGGCGTGAGGCCATGCTGATCGCCACCGGCCAGCCCTGGGACGATGAAATGCGCGAGCGCATCGCCCGCCACCGGCGCGACCGCGCCGAGCGCGTGCCAGGCATGACCACCCTCGAGGAACCGCTGGACTTGGCCGACTGCATTGCGCGGCACAGCACACCCCGGCGCCTGCTGGTGGTGGACTGCCTGACCCTGTGGCTGACCAACTGGATGATGCCGGCCGAGCCCTCGCCGGAGCTGGCCAGCGGCTGGTCCGGGCAGTGCGATGATTTCGCGGTGGCGCTGGGCGAGGCGCCGGGTCCGGTGATCCTGGTGGGCAACGAGATCGGGCTCGGAGTGATCCCCTTGGGCTCGCAGGTGCGTGCCTTCGTCGACGCGCTGGGCGGGCTCAATCAGCGCATGGCCCGGTGCTGCGACTCCGTCACGCTGATGTGCGCGGGCCTGCCGCTGGCGCTCAAGGGCCCGGGCGCATGA
- a CDS encoding cobyrinate a,c-diamide synthase translates to MDIDTGQDRPAHCPALLITSTASGQGKTTLTAALARLHARQGRQVRIFKCGPDFLDPHWHALASGAPVHSIDLWMTGEDDIRARLHAAAREADLIIVEGVMGLFDGDPCAADVAERLGLPVLAVIDASGMAETFGALAHGLRHYRPGLRWAGLLANRVGSERHAELLRRGLRDPALWLGALARVQGPDAAALLPERHLGLVAAHELGDALQRLDVAADALLATPLGRLPWQAALGQGASWQDWCVAFEPAAPSQQVQPWLAGRTVAVARDAAFSFIYEANLDCLRALGARLAFFSPLAGERLPGCDALWLPGGYPELHLAALAAQVGLREDIASHAAAGKAIWAECGGMLALCERLTDNTGRTTDLWGLLPGHARMQPRLAGLGMLELPTPWGPLRGHTFHYSRLETDMPEAARSHRPGQAVQPGRGEALYRHGSVHASYFHAWFASQPRAVAALLGAAPRAERP, encoded by the coding sequence ATGGACATCGACACGGGCCAGGACAGGCCGGCACACTGCCCGGCCCTGCTGATCACCTCCACGGCCTCGGGCCAGGGCAAGACCACGCTGACGGCGGCACTGGCGCGGCTGCATGCGCGGCAGGGACGACAGGTCCGCATCTTCAAGTGCGGGCCCGACTTCCTGGACCCGCACTGGCACGCGCTGGCCAGCGGCGCCCCCGTGCACAGCATCGACCTGTGGATGACGGGTGAGGACGACATCCGCGCCCGCCTGCATGCGGCCGCCCGCGAGGCCGATCTCATCATCGTGGAAGGTGTCATGGGCCTGTTCGATGGTGATCCCTGCGCGGCCGACGTGGCCGAGCGGCTGGGCCTGCCGGTGCTGGCCGTCATCGATGCCTCGGGCATGGCCGAGACCTTCGGCGCGCTGGCCCATGGGCTGCGGCACTACCGGCCCGGCCTGCGCTGGGCGGGCCTTCTGGCCAACCGTGTGGGCAGCGAACGCCATGCCGAACTGCTGCGCCGGGGCCTGCGCGACCCCGCCCTGTGGCTGGGCGCGCTGGCACGCGTGCAAGGGCCGGATGCAGCGGCTCTGCTGCCCGAGCGCCACCTGGGCCTGGTTGCTGCCCATGAACTGGGCGATGCGCTGCAGCGCCTGGACGTCGCGGCCGATGCCTTGCTGGCCACGCCGCTGGGACGGCTGCCCTGGCAGGCCGCGCTGGGGCAGGGTGCCAGCTGGCAGGACTGGTGCGTGGCGTTCGAGCCTGCGGCCCCGTCGCAGCAGGTGCAGCCCTGGCTGGCCGGTCGTACCGTGGCCGTGGCGCGCGACGCCGCCTTCAGCTTCATCTACGAAGCCAATCTCGACTGCCTGCGCGCCTTGGGTGCGCGGCTGGCTTTCTTCTCGCCGCTGGCGGGCGAGCGCCTGCCCGGCTGCGATGCGCTGTGGCTGCCCGGCGGCTACCCCGAACTGCACCTTGCGGCGCTGGCCGCCCAGGTCGGACTGCGCGAGGACATTGCCAGCCATGCTGCGGCGGGCAAGGCGATCTGGGCCGAGTGCGGCGGTATGCTCGCGCTGTGCGAACGACTGACCGACAACACCGGCCGGACCACGGACCTCTGGGGTCTGCTGCCCGGCCATGCGCGCATGCAGCCGCGCCTGGCGGGCCTGGGCATGCTGGAGCTGCCCACGCCATGGGGGCCGCTGCGCGGCCACACCTTCCACTACAGCAGGCTGGAGACCGACATGCCTGAGGCCGCCCGCAGCCACCGCCCCGGCCAGGCCGTGCAGCCAGGCCGTGGCGAGGCGCTGTACCGCCATGGCAGCGTGCATGCCAGCTATTTCCATGCCTGGTTCGCCTCGCAGCCGCGCGCCGTCGCTGCGCTGCTGGGCGCCGCGCCACGGGCGGAGCGGCCATGA
- a CDS encoding cell division protein ZapA: MKQIEVQILQQSYVLTCPDGQEERLLEAVRRVDTAMTRIRDSGKVRSRERVAVLAALNMAFDVLDREVQQAHLAAAQAEMQSLHDEAATPRAQPAEPSPEELAEQQRQQALAEQLVLRLDQALESDARLL; encoded by the coding sequence ATGAAGCAGATCGAAGTGCAAATCCTGCAGCAAAGCTATGTGCTGACCTGCCCCGATGGCCAGGAAGAGCGTCTGCTCGAAGCCGTGCGCCGCGTGGACACGGCCATGACCCGCATCCGCGACAGCGGCAAGGTGCGCTCGCGCGAGCGTGTGGCCGTGCTGGCCGCGTTGAACATGGCCTTCGACGTGCTGGACCGCGAGGTCCAGCAGGCCCACCTGGCCGCCGCCCAGGCCGAGATGCAGTCCCTGCATGACGAGGCCGCCACACCGCGGGCCCAGCCCGCCGAACCCAGCCCCGAGGAACTGGCCGAGCAGCAGCGCCAGCAGGCCCTGGCCGAGCAGCTGGTGCTGCGCCTGGACCAGGCACTGGAAAGCGATGCCCGCCTGCTCTGA
- a CDS encoding sulfite exporter TauE/SafE family protein, whose protein sequence is MPDLLFLELALLGLCSGFLAGLLGVGGGMVLVPFLTYFLDKRGIGPDLAVKMAIATAMATIVFTSISSLRAHHGRGAVRWDIVRSLAPGIVTGGLLASLGVFALLRGKYLALFFGVFIGFMALRMLRSSNQPTATRTLPGPMGLYGAGTGLGFISGLVGAGGAFISVPFMMRCSVPMHQAVGTSAALGFPIALVNAAGLIFTGAGDPGRPEYSLGYLWLPALLGLACCSVLTAPLGARAAHRLPVAQLKRIFATLLFGLAAYMLWKGLSTGN, encoded by the coding sequence ATGCCTGATCTGCTGTTTCTCGAACTGGCCCTGCTGGGCCTGTGCTCCGGCTTCCTGGCCGGCCTGCTGGGCGTGGGTGGTGGCATGGTGCTCGTGCCGTTTCTGACCTACTTCCTGGACAAGCGCGGCATCGGGCCCGACCTGGCCGTGAAGATGGCGATCGCCACGGCCATGGCCACCATCGTGTTCACCTCGATCTCCAGCCTGCGCGCCCACCATGGGCGCGGCGCAGTACGCTGGGACATCGTGCGCAGCCTGGCTCCGGGCATCGTGACGGGCGGGCTGCTGGCCAGCCTGGGCGTTTTCGCGCTGCTGCGTGGCAAGTACCTGGCACTGTTCTTTGGCGTGTTCATCGGTTTCATGGCACTGCGCATGCTGCGCAGCAGCAACCAACCCACGGCCACGCGTACCCTGCCCGGCCCGATGGGGCTGTATGGCGCCGGCACGGGGCTGGGCTTCATCTCCGGCCTGGTCGGCGCGGGCGGCGCCTTCATCAGCGTCCCCTTCATGATGCGCTGCTCGGTGCCCATGCACCAGGCCGTGGGCACCAGCGCGGCCCTGGGTTTTCCGATCGCGCTGGTGAACGCGGCCGGCCTGATCTTCACGGGTGCCGGCGATCCGGGACGCCCCGAGTATTCGCTGGGCTACCTGTGGCTGCCGGCCCTGCTGGGCCTGGCCTGCTGCAGCGTGCTGACGGCGCCGCTGGGCGCGCGGGCCGCGCACCGGCTGCCCGTGGCCCAGCTCAAGCGCATCTTCGCCACGCTGCTGTTCGGCCTGGCCGCCTACATGCTCTGGAAGGGCTTGAGCACGGGCAACTGA
- a CDS encoding bifunctional diguanylate cyclase/phosphodiesterase, translating into MNKHALNRAWPRLLDALQEALWLIDARSLTVLRANAASEAVTGYETDAAMGLPVQVLAATPQQQAFWSDPFNWQAGAQFIAEVRRADGQLAPVEMRVRALDGDVLLVSMLDRREQARHEAEFESLLGELRATLESAADAILVCDPDGRIRAFNHRFATLWGIPEGLLVRRNDVAILDHLASQVRDAESYARQLSRLSAQPLMESADVLELRDGRILERRAVPQLRRGLPMGRIFSFRDITAEAQTQAGLELAARVFESSLDGIFIADGHMDVARTNPACERLLGGVPVQGRTVESLFESAQDAAQPLGDMARIQWQQGGFWEGDLWLRQAGGARCAVRLSWVPLRNAQGDVVQSIGFMRDLTQQRVAQQRIEQLAYSDALTGLPNRLNLTQRVDAAIEAARAGGTVFSILFIDLDRFKIINDSLGHQFGDRVLKLVAQRLSDCMRPVDILCRLGGDEFVLYLHGCNADLAASVARRILQEMERPFLLDGLGFSVQCSIGVAQYPADGLTLDELIRQADTAMYRVKERGRGHFSFYQPQMSAGLLSRMKLEHAMRQALEHGRMAVYFQPQVHIDSDRIVAAEALLRWTDPEFGVVSPGVFIPLAEESGYIVTLGAWVMEQAVQEAARWQQQGTPIKVSVNVSALEFRQSGFVERVTELLRSYGLEPQLLELELTESILLQDAQDMALRVCQIADLGVGMVIDDFGTGYSNLAYLKKLPISKIKIDQSFVRGLPSDEGDQAIVGAIISLGLALGVEIVAEGVETTEQLAAIHRMQGHYFQGFLCAPGLPREQFGECLQAQRAGLGAIAYRQKMAQGAASQLPVLKPFQSM; encoded by the coding sequence TTGAACAAGCATGCGTTGAACCGCGCCTGGCCCCGTCTGCTCGACGCGTTGCAGGAGGCGCTGTGGCTGATCGATGCACGCAGCCTGACGGTGCTGCGCGCCAATGCCGCCAGCGAGGCCGTCACCGGCTATGAGACCGATGCGGCCATGGGCCTGCCCGTGCAGGTGCTGGCCGCCACGCCGCAGCAGCAGGCCTTCTGGAGCGATCCGTTCAACTGGCAGGCCGGTGCCCAGTTCATCGCCGAGGTGCGCCGCGCCGACGGGCAGCTGGCGCCCGTGGAGATGCGTGTGCGCGCGCTGGACGGCGATGTGCTCCTGGTCAGCATGCTGGACCGGCGCGAGCAGGCCCGCCACGAGGCCGAATTCGAAAGCCTGCTCGGCGAGCTGCGCGCCACGCTGGAGTCGGCCGCCGACGCCATCCTGGTCTGCGACCCCGATGGTCGCATCCGCGCCTTCAACCACCGCTTCGCCACGCTCTGGGGCATCCCGGAGGGGCTGCTGGTGCGCCGCAACGACGTGGCCATCCTCGACCACCTGGCCAGCCAGGTGCGCGACGCCGAATCCTATGCCCGCCAGCTGTCCAGGCTCTCCGCCCAGCCGCTGATGGAGTCGGCCGACGTGCTGGAGCTGCGCGACGGCCGCATCCTGGAGCGCCGTGCCGTGCCCCAGCTGCGCCGTGGGCTGCCCATGGGGCGCATCTTTTCCTTCCGCGACATCACGGCCGAGGCGCAGACCCAGGCCGGACTGGAACTGGCGGCCAGGGTCTTCGAGTCCAGCCTGGATGGCATCTTCATCGCCGATGGTCACATGGACGTGGCACGCACCAATCCCGCCTGCGAGCGGTTGTTGGGCGGCGTGCCGGTGCAGGGGCGCACGGTGGAGTCGCTGTTCGAGTCCGCGCAGGATGCCGCGCAGCCGCTGGGCGACATGGCGCGCATCCAATGGCAGCAGGGCGGCTTCTGGGAAGGCGACCTGTGGCTGCGCCAGGCGGGCGGGGCGCGCTGCGCCGTGCGCCTGTCCTGGGTGCCGCTGCGCAACGCGCAGGGCGATGTGGTGCAGAGCATCGGCTTCATGCGCGACCTCACGCAGCAGCGCGTGGCACAGCAGCGCATCGAACAACTGGCCTACAGCGATGCGCTCACCGGCCTGCCCAACCGGCTGAACCTCACCCAGCGCGTGGATGCGGCCATCGAGGCGGCCCGTGCGGGTGGCACGGTGTTCAGCATCCTGTTCATCGACCTGGACCGCTTCAAGATCATCAACGACTCGCTGGGCCACCAGTTCGGCGACCGGGTGCTGAAGCTGGTCGCGCAGCGCCTGAGCGACTGCATGCGGCCCGTGGACATCCTGTGCCGCCTGGGGGGCGACGAGTTCGTGCTCTACCTGCATGGCTGCAACGCCGACCTGGCCGCCTCGGTGGCGCGGCGCATCCTGCAGGAGATGGAGCGCCCCTTCCTGCTCGACGGCCTGGGCTTTTCCGTGCAGTGCAGCATCGGCGTGGCCCAGTACCCGGCCGACGGCCTGACCCTGGACGAGCTGATCCGCCAGGCCGACACGGCCATGTACCGTGTCAAGGAGCGCGGCCGCGGGCATTTCAGCTTCTATCAGCCGCAGATGAGCGCAGGCCTGCTGTCGCGCATGAAGCTGGAACATGCCATGCGCCAGGCCCTGGAGCATGGGCGCATGGCCGTGTACTTCCAGCCCCAGGTGCACATCGACAGCGACCGCATCGTCGCGGCCGAGGCGCTGCTGCGCTGGACCGATCCCGAATTCGGCGTGGTCTCGCCCGGCGTCTTCATCCCGCTGGCCGAGGAGTCGGGCTACATCGTCACGCTGGGCGCCTGGGTCATGGAGCAGGCCGTGCAGGAGGCGGCGCGCTGGCAGCAGCAGGGCACGCCCATCAAGGTGTCGGTCAACGTGTCGGCACTGGAGTTTCGCCAGTCGGGCTTCGTCGAGCGTGTGACCGAATTGCTGCGCAGCTATGGCCTGGAGCCTCAACTGCTGGAGCTGGAGCTGACGGAGAGCATCCTGCTGCAGGATGCCCAGGACATGGCGCTTCGCGTATGCCAGATCGCCGACCTGGGCGTGGGCATGGTCATCGATGACTTCGGCACGGGCTACTCCAACCTGGCCTATCTGAAGAAGCTGCCCATCTCCAAGATCAAGATCGACCAGAGCTTCGTGCGCGGCCTGCCCAGCGACGAGGGCGACCAGGCCATCGTCGGCGCCATCATCAGCCTGGGGCTGGCGCTGGGCGTGGAGATCGTGGCCGAGGGCGTGGAGACCACCGAGCAGCTGGCGGCCATCCACCGCATGCAAGGCCATTACTTCCAGGGCTTTCTGTGCGCCCCCGGCCTGCCGCGCGAGCAGTTCGGCGAATGCCTTCAGGCCCAGCGCGCAGGCCTGGGCGCCATCGCCTACCGGCAGAAGATGGCCCAGGGGGCGGCATCTCAGTTGCCCGTGCTCAAGCCCTTCCAGAGCATGTAG
- a CDS encoding HD-GYP domain-containing protein, with amino-acid sequence MFVQLDVGWLNHPFPVSSFKITSNAQIQTLKSLGLQTVRCVPHKSDTWPAEARTPAPEESAPLPPPAPVGDATQAQLLLSVPDWRGRLEDCNARFQKVERGYVAIEATIARDPEQARRPTEALVDGCMAELAGPQDVAIHLLSDGVGSHQSVHAVNVTVLSLLLGRALGLEASLLRDLGLAALLHDAGKPVTGVEGMHGLALEPSVPEAVRERYERHVGESVAIALRMGLSAQVTTAIAQHHEWADGTGFPLSLVAEDMELTGQILALVNTYDRLCNPGDAQTPHTPHEALALLFSRLRDKFAAPVLNGFIRMMGVFPPGSVVELTDGRHAMVMSVNASRPLKPSVMVHDADVPAAQAPVLALELYPELGIRRGVAPAQLPRDALDYLSPRRRVCYYFERAVELDPPRVAP; translated from the coding sequence ATGTTTGTCCAGCTCGATGTTGGATGGCTGAACCATCCTTTTCCGGTCAGCAGCTTCAAGATCACCTCGAACGCGCAGATCCAGACGCTGAAGTCGCTGGGTCTGCAGACCGTGCGCTGCGTGCCGCACAAGAGCGACACCTGGCCGGCCGAGGCGCGCACGCCTGCGCCCGAGGAGTCGGCGCCCCTGCCGCCTCCGGCCCCCGTCGGCGATGCCACCCAGGCGCAGTTGCTGCTGTCCGTACCTGACTGGCGTGGTCGGCTGGAGGACTGCAATGCGCGTTTCCAGAAAGTGGAGCGCGGCTATGTGGCCATCGAGGCCACCATCGCACGCGACCCCGAGCAGGCGCGGCGGCCCACCGAGGCCCTGGTCGACGGCTGCATGGCCGAACTGGCCGGGCCGCAGGACGTGGCCATCCATCTGCTGTCCGATGGCGTGGGCAGCCACCAGAGCGTGCATGCGGTCAACGTGACGGTGCTCAGCCTGCTGCTCGGCCGTGCCCTGGGGCTGGAGGCGTCGCTGCTGCGCGACCTGGGGCTGGCGGCGCTGCTGCATGACGCGGGCAAGCCCGTGACAGGCGTCGAAGGCATGCACGGCCTGGCGCTGGAGCCTTCCGTGCCCGAGGCGGTGCGCGAGCGCTACGAGCGCCACGTGGGCGAATCCGTGGCCATCGCCTTGCGCATGGGCTTGTCGGCGCAGGTCACCACTGCCATCGCCCAGCACCACGAGTGGGCCGATGGCACGGGTTTTCCGCTGAGCCTGGTGGCCGAGGACATGGAGCTCACGGGCCAGATCCTGGCCCTGGTCAACACCTACGACCGCCTGTGCAACCCCGGCGACGCGCAGACGCCGCATACGCCGCACGAGGCGCTGGCCTTGCTGTTCAGCCGGCTGCGCGACAAGTTCGCGGCGCCCGTGCTCAACGGCTTCATCCGCATGATGGGCGTGTTCCCGCCCGGTTCGGTGGTGGAGCTGACCGATGGGCGGCACGCCATGGTCATGTCCGTCAATGCCTCCCGCCCGCTCAAGCCCTCGGTGATGGTCCATGATGCCGACGTGCCCGCGGCCCAGGCCCCCGTGCTGGCGCTGGAGCTGTATCCCGAGCTGGGCATACGCCGTGGCGTGGCCCCGGCGCAGCTGCCGCGCGATGCGCTGGACTATCTGTCACCACGCCGGCGTGTCTGCTATTACTTCGAACGGGCGGTGGAGCTCGATCCACCGAGGGTGGCGCCTTGA
- a CDS encoding sulfite exporter TauE/SafE family protein yields the protein MLLSLLWTALIMGLVGGPHCLAMCAAPCGVVTSGQAGEGRGAQPVTVHGLQSRLWLRTALFHGGRLAGYASLGAASALAMESLSWLTSRTTALQPFWTLTHVAVMAWGLAMMAQARQPAWLESAGRAAWRRVQPWVSAPGGTLAAGYAWALMPCGLLYSAVLVAALSGGAVQGALAMAAFGVGSGLWLVGGPWLWRLGRQRLDGLRAEWGTRLAGLMLVGVAAWALWMDLVYKPSLWCR from the coding sequence ATGCTGTTGTCGCTGCTCTGGACCGCCTTGATCATGGGGCTCGTTGGCGGGCCCCATTGCCTTGCCATGTGCGCCGCGCCCTGCGGCGTGGTCACTTCCGGCCAGGCGGGCGAGGGCCGTGGTGCCCAGCCCGTCACCGTCCACGGGCTGCAAAGTCGTCTGTGGCTGCGCACGGCGCTGTTCCATGGCGGGCGGCTGGCCGGCTATGCCAGCCTGGGCGCCGCCTCGGCGCTGGCCATGGAAAGCCTGTCGTGGCTGACCAGCCGGACCACGGCGCTGCAGCCGTTCTGGACGCTGACCCATGTGGCGGTGATGGCCTGGGGCCTGGCCATGATGGCCCAGGCGCGCCAGCCAGCCTGGCTGGAGTCGGCGGGCCGTGCCGCCTGGCGCCGGGTGCAACCCTGGGTGTCGGCACCGGGCGGAACGCTTGCGGCCGGTTATGCCTGGGCCCTCATGCCCTGCGGTCTGCTGTACTCCGCCGTGCTGGTGGCGGCCCTCAGCGGCGGGGCCGTGCAGGGCGCGCTGGCCATGGCCGCCTTTGGCGTGGGCAGCGGCCTGTGGCTGGTGGGCGGCCCCTGGCTGTGGCGGCTGGGACGCCAGCGCCTGGACGGACTGCGGGCCGAATGGGGGACGCGCCTGGCCGGGCTGATGCTGGTCGGCGTGGCTGCCTGGGCACTGTGGATGGACCTGGTCTACAAGCCCAGTCTGTGGTGCCGTTGA